Genomic DNA from Salvia miltiorrhiza cultivar Shanhuang (shh) chromosome 1, IMPLAD_Smil_shh, whole genome shotgun sequence:
GGGGTAGggttagattttatttatttatttataaaacatTAAGGGATACATGTACACATAAATGATTagtatttctaatttttttatttttatgagtatttttttattatatgaaatCGTCTAGATTAGCCTATGATCTctataatcaaaatatataactaaaaatGATGGGGTTTTGCTAAATATATATAACTGcccacatttttttatttttgtataaaaatagaTGAATTCTATATAGTATCCTTCATATTTCGTGAACGAAGTAGTTTTTGAAATGTTCTAATGAGTTTTTGTAATGTTCCAAGGCAATGTACGAATTAACTCGATTTGGTCATTATATCATTTGATAAATCTCACATTCACAATCATATCCTTAGAAATTTCACGAGAAGGAAAATAGTAAAACGATCATGTTTTTGAATCTTAAAATGACCCTAAACCTTATTGGCCTTCTTGTTAACATGTAAAATGCCTTAGAGCATCTAGGGGTGGCGCTAATTGGTGGACCACATCTTAGCGCCACCCCTATTCAGTGTATTGACGCTTAAAGTGATACTAAAATCTTCATTTTCAATTAATctcatttttattcttttaatttaaaattataagtgtctttcattaaaattaaaattcaacattatgGACACTTTAGAGAAAGGAGTGAACCCCATCATCGGGTTGGTACTCGAAATGTTCGCATCTTGAGAATACTTATTGAAAAATTCATTGAAACCTTTCTCCATTACTTGAAATTGAGATGAAATTTAGAGAGATTGTAGAGAATGTGAAAAAGAATGTGAGTGAAATGTAGTATTcataagagaaaaaaaaaattgccaacggtaaaaaggaaaaaaataaataaaaaattgaccgTTCCCAAGTCATCTCCTTCGTGCCAGTTCGGTCCGGCTCCAATAATCAGGACTAGAGATGCTCTTATAAATTGCGAATTTGCATCATAATCTCGTGCATTTCATCATAAAGGATCTATTATCTCTTGCATTTTATTCTTGAAGGAGAATACAATATCCTTTTAAGTTGTCTACAACATGTTTTCCAAATTTCCTTAACATTcgtcaaaaaagaaaagaaaaatcttATGTTTAAAGTCAAGCGTtgttaattattgtaattggttttcttctctctttttaattttttattcttaagAGTCAACAAAAGGTGAATTGCACAAGATATGCTTTGCCAACAAGTTCACATGAATTATTGTCAAGGAGAAAAATAAAGCTGCTAAATTTATCCTTTCTGAGCTCCCTCATCACTCATCAATGGCCAACGAGATACTCCACGACTTCTTCCCTTTGCTTAGAGTCTACAAAAATGGCCGAATCGAGAGGCTAATGGGCCAAGAAACCGTTCCCCCATCTCTCGATCCAGCCACGGGGGTTCAATCCAAAGACGTCGACATCGCGCCGGAGATCAACCTCTCCGCCCGCATCTACCTGCCGCCCAACGCCGACCGGAGCAAAAAGCTCCCCCTTCTCGTCTACTACCACGGCGGCGCCTTCATCATCGAATCCGCCTTCTCCGCTCAGTATCAGAAGCACCTCAACCACTTAGTCGCACAAGCCAACGTGGTCGCCGTGTCGGTGAATTACCGATTAGCCCCCGAATCCCCTCTCCCGGCCGCGTTCGAGGATTCGTGGCGCGCTCTCAATTGGAGCGCCGAGGGCAAGGAGGAGTGGATCAAGGAATTCGCGGATCTGAACCGCGTGTATTTAGGCGGGGACAGCGCCGGCGCCAACATAGCGCACAACATGGCGATGCGGGTCGGGTCGGAGAATCCGGAGGGGTTCAATCTGCGGGGGATTTTTCTCAACTGCCCCTTCTTCGGGGGCGTGGATCCGATTGGGAGCGAGACGACGGAGCAGTCCAAGAGAGGGAGGGAATTCAGTGAGAGGCTGTGGCGATTCGTTTGGCCGGGATTGAGGGGCAGCGACGAGGCGTGGGTGAATCCGGGTAAGGATCCGAAGATATCGGGTTTGGGCTGCGGAAAGGTGTTGGTTTATGTGGCGGAAAAGGATTTTCTGAAGGAGAGAGGGTGGTATTACAAGGAGGTGGTGAGCAATTGTGGGTGGAAGGGAGAAATCCAGTGCGTCGAGGTTGCAGGTGAGGAACATATTTTCAGTGTGATTGCTCCTCATACTGAGATGGGCATCGCCATGCTCCGAAAAGTTGCTTCCTTTATAAATCAGTAATCGTATCATAGTTTGGTATTAAAAATAGTCCACGAGGTTGGTTTAGAATTAGACGATGAACATTTGGTATAATTTGACTGATTTGGGGAATTAACTTTTAATTTCAAACAGATTCTTATCGTTCAAGTTCTTAATTTAAGAAATTACTCCATGtttgcttcaatttttttttaaaagaaattatatgTTAGGTTTTGGCAGGTATTAGAGGAGATGAATTAGGTATAGGTTTTGGATAAAATAACCACGCCCAGACGAAACTTAAACCTCTAACAACAGAGAGTTTTTGGGTGCATCAGCTTTACTGCTTAAACTAGGTTTCATTGGCAGATTAGAGGAATATTAACTATGGTGAATTTCGCAAAATCTGCAAATAAAATTTATAGGAAAATTGTCGCAAATTTTCAAGTATGTTGGTATTGCGataaaatttatcaaatatTCGACATTGTACGTTTATTGGATAACACGATGCGAGTGTATGGTTGTTTTAGCACAATGCAACAAGTCGAACTGTCGAATTCACATGGACTGAAAAGTACTAACAGTGACTAGTTATCCAATTTATTATCTTCTATTTAGATGTTGAATTCAATGATTTTTTGAAATCTAAAGCATGCGACATATATGAAATAAAATGCAGAGAACTAAGGAGATTCaaatatgaaaatttgaaaaCTCATGTATTGtgtaacaattttaaaaaatcatgtGTATTTTTGGAAATAGGATaaagttaatgtatttatagacaatgCCATATATATACTGACACTAGTTGCAAAAATAACTAGTTTAAAATACgatagtgttttatgtctcgaactttcagtgttttttataaaatgtctcaaactttcattttcttctaAAAAATCCCGAACTTaaatttttttccataaaatgtctcgTTATCGATGACggaaagatgataaaaaaaaaaaccatgaactttcaacatttttcaACAATGATAGTTCCTAATATGATTTTCCAACAATGACGGTccataaaatatttctttcagcaagataattcatctttttgTCACATAATTTTTTGTATAGCGGTACATTTTATggaaagaattaaaaatttggGGTTAtttaagagaaaatgaaagttcgagatattttgtgaaaaacattgaaagttcgggacataaaacactattaacccaaaGTTTTAATGACCTAGTTTTGATTcatgttatttttataatcacGAGTACAAATTCCATATCGATGGTTtcaaattttcatttaatttattctcaatAGCCATTGAACCgaatgaataaataataattttaggaTGATTAAGACGGATACTCCTATAACATTCATAGTTTTTGAAGGACGAATTTGTTTTGTAGCATTTAAATCGACAATGCAAGTCTCCAATGATGAATGGTACATCTAAACATTGCATGCTAGACTTCAGTATGTAAATATCTAGATTTTTAGGATTCAAATCTTAGCCCTCATCCTTTTCCAAATAAAAGGAATCTTGAATTCATTTCATTGGAGCCTTAAAATAGCATAAAAACGACGAAGTGTCACTACTAGAGCAACAAGCCAAACAAGCAGTGTCTCAAATTTTCTAGGGCGAAAATCCTTCCTCCCTCATCAAACTAATTACCAATCATCAATGGCCAACGAAATGCTCCACGACTTCTTCCCTTTCGTAAGAGTCTACACAAATGGCCGAATCGAAAGGCTAATGGGCCAAGACACCGTTCCCCCGTCGTCTCTCGATCCAGCCACGGGGGTTCAATCCAAAGACGTCGACATCGCGCCGGAGATCAACCTCTCCGCCCGCATTTACCTGCCGCCCAACGCCCACCGGAGCAAAAAGCTCCCGCTTCTCGTCTACTACCACGGCGGCGGCTTCGTCATCGAATCCGCCTTCTCCGCTCAGTATCAAAAGCACCTCAACCACTTAGTCGCACAAGCCAACGTGGTCGCCGTGTCGGTGAATTACCGATTAGCACCGGAATTTCCGCTCCCGATCGCGTTCGAGGATTCGTGGCGCGCTCTCAAATGGAGCGCCGAGGGCAAGGAGGAGTGGATTGAGGAATTCGCGGACCTGAGCCGTGTGTATTTAGGCGGGGACAGCGCCGGCGCCAACATAGCGCACAACATGGCGATGCGGGTCGGGTCGGAGAACCCGGAGGGGTTCAATCTGCGGGGGATTTTTCTCAACTGCCCCTTCTTCGGGGGCGTGGATCCGATTGGGAGCGAAACGACGGAGCAGTCCAAGAGAGGGAGGGAATTCAGTGAGAGACTGTTGCGATTCGTTTGGCCGGGGTTGAGGGACTGCGACGAGGCGTGGGTGAATCCGGGTAAGGATCCGAAGATATCGGGTTTGGGTTGCGGAAAGGTGTTGGTTTATGTAGCGGAGAAGGATTTTCTGAAGGAGAGAGGGTGGTATTACAAGGAGGTGGTGAGCAATTGTGGGTGGAAGGGAGAAATCCAGTGCTTCGAGGTTGCAGGTGAGGACCATGTTTTCAGTGTGATTGTTCCTGATAATGAGATTGGCATCGCCATGCTCAGAAAAGTTGCTTCCTTTATCAATAATTAATACCGTGTTATAAATATAAGTACTACATATAGCTATGATCAAACACTAAATCCTAGTttgctacatatatatattgttcTCTGCAATATTCTCTATAGTTTATACTCcatattgtataattttttttttgatattaaTTAGTATTGTATAATTAGTCGAGTAttatcttatactccctccgtgaCTCCGTCCCATGGATAATGACTCACTTTTCATCATTTTTACTAAATCAATATTCTTCTCAATAatatcaatgggacggagggtgtAGTAACAAATAATCTTTGATGTGGATAGTAAAGGGTCTTGAAAATTGAATTATCTTGGAGTATTATAGTTTGCTACTTCTTTTTTTGATGAAACACCCAAGTATTTGTATTAAATTAGATCATAACGAACAATATCCAAGTGTTAAGGTGGGAATTCTTGATTCCAGATCATTACACTATAACAAGCAGCTAAATTAGCTAAATAATGAGTGGCCCAATTCGACTCATGGCGAACATGCCGAAAATCAACAACAATCCTCGAATAAATCATCGCAAAGTACTTGCCTTAATTTCGAGCATTGATAAGGTTGTTTGGTAAAACTGGTTGAGATGAACGAATTAATTGGTTTTAGTATAATTTGGTTCGTGTTTTTTGTGTGGATATGCACGAAactaattatttttcttctagATGTTGTGTTTGAGATTTATTTAACTTGTTAGTTGATATCTTGAGCAAGTGTCAACTAATTAATTGGCTTTTAATCAATGTTGTTTGGTAAAATGGTTGTGATGGAAGGGATATGAAGGAATTAATTGGTTTTAGTATAATTTGGTTCGTGTTTTTACTTTTTAGCATGGATATGCACGAAACTAATTACTCCTTCTGTCAAATTGTAATAGACTTGTTCTTTAtttgaagtaaaaaaaaatgtactcccttcgtcccatcattttagtcccttattccattttgagatatcccaaaaagatagtccacctatataaaaatattatttttactaaattgaccttatttaatgcttcacttaaatgtgaaaatgatatgtgaaaataataaataagagtataaaaattaaatgcattttcttaatatgtgtgaaaagtgagaggggactaaaatggtgggacggagggagtatttaattagtGTAAACTGCACTACTATTTTCTTAACAAGatagttttttaattttcgtatcTGACAAAAATGAGCTAATTACAATGAAACAGAGTGAGTATTTTTCTTCTAGAAAGTAGCATATAATTAAGTGCACTAGGAAACTGCATAAATCCACATGTCCTAACATACATGTGTATATTTCACTTGATTTAATACATGTGTATATTTCAATTCATTTAATTCACTTGATCTAATCAAATTCTCTCCATTCTATTTGACTTAGCGTTTTTTTGGGGGGATAACAATTATGTTATTACAAATCACTCATGCCTTTTTGAGTTGTCTCATTCGACTtgatatattttcttaaaatgttTTCCTTTTCGAGTAATAATCATTGTCTCATTCGATTTGATATGTTTTCTTGACATACTTTCCTTTTCCAGTAATAATTATACTTTTACAATTGGATTTGAATATATATTGCCTTAAATATtcacaatgaaaaaaaaaacaggaaaaaaaaaatgaggacTTGGATTTTGTTGGGCGTAGACGGCTATTCATAAATCACTATAGCATTCCATTTTACAATTGCTTATTCATAAAAGTATTGGAGAAAGTTAGCTTTATTACACATTCATGCATATATAGATGTAGCAAGTAAAGAGGTGACGTAGATAAACTAACAAATTAACTGCAAGATACAAGCAACCTACCAAACCTCATCCTCTT
This window encodes:
- the LOC131005497 gene encoding probable carboxylesterase 2 encodes the protein MANEMLHDFFPFVRVYTNGRIERLMGQDTVPPSSLDPATGVQSKDVDIAPEINLSARIYLPPNAHRSKKLPLLVYYHGGGFVIESAFSAQYQKHLNHLVAQANVVAVSVNYRLAPEFPLPIAFEDSWRALKWSAEGKEEWIEEFADLSRVYLGGDSAGANIAHNMAMRVGSENPEGFNLRGIFLNCPFFGGVDPIGSETTEQSKRGREFSERLLRFVWPGLRDCDEAWVNPGKDPKISGLGCGKVLVYVAEKDFLKERGWYYKEVVSNCGWKGEIQCFEVAGEDHVFSVIVPDNEIGIAMLRKVASFINN
- the LOC131005498 gene encoding probable carboxylesterase 2, translating into MANEILHDFFPLLRVYKNGRIERLMGQETVPPSLDPATGVQSKDVDIAPEINLSARIYLPPNADRSKKLPLLVYYHGGAFIIESAFSAQYQKHLNHLVAQANVVAVSVNYRLAPESPLPAAFEDSWRALNWSAEGKEEWIKEFADLNRVYLGGDSAGANIAHNMAMRVGSENPEGFNLRGIFLNCPFFGGVDPIGSETTEQSKRGREFSERLWRFVWPGLRGSDEAWVNPGKDPKISGLGCGKVLVYVAEKDFLKERGWYYKEVVSNCGWKGEIQCVEVAGEEHIFSVIAPHTEMGIAMLRKVASFINQ